From one Melioribacteraceae bacterium genomic stretch:
- the rpsJ gene encoding 30S ribosomal protein S10: protein MPGQKIRIKLKSYDHILIDKSTEKIIKTVKSTGAVVSGPIPLPTRRTVFTVLRSPHVDKKSREQFEIRAHKRIIDIHNSNNKTVDSLSKLDIPAGVDIEIKL from the coding sequence GTGCCAGGTCAAAAGATCAGAATAAAATTAAAATCTTATGATCATATTTTGATAGATAAGTCTACCGAGAAGATCATTAAGACTGTTAAAAGTACGGGTGCTGTTGTTTCAGGACCAATTCCTCTTCCTACCCGAAGAACAGTTTTTACGGTATTGAGATCTCCACACGTAGATAAAAAATCTCGTGAACAATTTGAAATTAGAGCGCACAAAAGAATAATTGATATTCATAACTCTAACAACAAAACCGTCGATTCGCTTAGTAAATTAGATATTCCGGCGGGTGTTGATATTGAGATTAAGTTATAA